In Leptodesmis sichuanensis A121, the following are encoded in one genomic region:
- a CDS encoding VOC family protein, producing MHPTLFHLAFPVGNIPDTKAFYAEGLGCRVGRENARSVILDLYGHQLVAHVTDEPLKPQRGVYPRHFGLIFTAEADWEALLERAKEQHLCFYQQPKRRFPGTELEHRTFFLEDPFYNLLEFKFYCHPTAIFEEREFVQIGDR from the coding sequence ATGCATCCCACTCTCTTCCATCTCGCCTTCCCCGTTGGCAATATTCCTGATACCAAAGCCTTTTACGCCGAGGGATTGGGTTGCCGGGTGGGACGAGAAAATGCCAGGTCGGTCATTTTAGACCTGTATGGTCATCAACTGGTGGCCCATGTCACAGATGAACCACTGAAACCGCAACGAGGAGTCTATCCGCGTCACTTCGGGTTAATTTTTACAGCAGAAGCGGACTGGGAAGCATTACTGGAACGGGCAAAAGAGCAGCATCTTTGTTTCTACCAACAGCCGAAGCGCCGCTTTCCAGGAACGGAGTTAGAACATCGCACCTTCTTTCTAGAAGATCCGTTCTACAATCTCCTGGAGTTCAAGTTTTATTGCCACCCGACGGCAATTTTTGAAGAACGGGAGTTTGTTCAGATTGGCGATCGCTAA
- a CDS encoding esterase/lipase family protein: protein MPPQLEKSVLLLHGLGDTQTIFDRMAAHLDQQGYTVFSLDFQPANASFGLEPLAEQVAEFVSNHLPANDLFDVVGFSMGGIVGRYYVQRLGGIQRVQRLITVASPHRGTLSAYTSSRLGSVQMRPNSSFLQELNEDMAVLEQLNFTSIWTPLDLMILPAHSSHTPIGKNVQIPILTHTGMVTHPLGIQAVATALAEPLRQERLLFCE from the coding sequence ATGCCGCCACAATTGGAAAAATCTGTTCTGTTGCTGCATGGCTTGGGTGATACTCAGACTATTTTCGATCGTATGGCCGCCCATCTCGATCAACAAGGGTATACCGTCTTCAGCCTGGATTTCCAACCCGCGAATGCCAGTTTTGGACTGGAACCTCTGGCTGAACAAGTAGCAGAGTTTGTCTCGAATCACCTTCCCGCGAATGATCTCTTTGATGTTGTGGGTTTCAGTATGGGTGGTATCGTTGGCCGCTACTACGTGCAACGATTAGGAGGAATCCAGCGAGTGCAGCGCTTAATTACCGTCGCCTCCCCGCATCGAGGAACACTGTCAGCTTATACTTCATCCCGTCTCGGCAGTGTGCAAATGCGTCCAAATAGTTCTTTTCTCCAGGAATTGAATGAGGATATGGCTGTGCTGGAGCAGTTGAATTTCACCTCCATCTGGACACCGTTGGATCTGATGATTCTTCCGGCTCACAGTTCTCATACTCCTATTGGCAAAAATGTGCAGATTCCCATTCTGACTCACACGGGTATGGTGACTCATCCGTTGGGAATTCAGGCTGTAGCAACGGCTTTAGCAGAACCATTGAGACAGGAGCGGTTGCTGTTCTGTGAATGA